A genomic segment from Nocardia cyriacigeorgica GUH-2 encodes:
- the rplM gene encoding 50S ribosomal protein L13 — translation MPTYSPKAGDVTRKWYVIDATDVVLGRLAVQAANLLRGKHKPTYAPHVDGGDFVIIINADKVAISGNKKQDKLIHHHSGHPGGLKSRTVGQVLESRPDRLVEKAVKGMIPKNKLGNAIAGKLKVYAGPNHPHAAQQPVPFEIKQVSQ, via the coding sequence GTGCCTACGTACAGCCCGAAGGCGGGTGACGTGACCCGTAAGTGGTACGTCATCGACGCCACTGACGTAGTGCTCGGCCGTCTTGCCGTTCAGGCAGCGAATCTGCTGCGTGGCAAGCACAAGCCGACCTACGCTCCGCACGTCGATGGTGGCGATTTCGTCATCATCATCAACGCTGACAAGGTTGCCATCAGCGGCAACAAGAAGCAGGACAAGCTCATCCACCACCACTCCGGGCATCCGGGCGGCCTCAAGTCGCGCACTGTCGGTCAGGTGCTGGAGTCGCGGCCCGATCGTCTCGTGGAGAAGGCCGTCAAGGGCATGATCCCGAAGAACAAGCTCGGTAACGCGATCGCGGGCAAGCTGAAGGTCTACGCGGGCCCGAACCACCCGCACGCCGCCCAGCAGCCCGTTCCGTTCGAGATCAAGCAGGTGTCCCAGTGA
- a CDS encoding WXG100 family type VII secretion target, producing MTGNLKADPDALRATAPRFRSVGDGVATAAQRLRAVIEAEGACWGGDEIGKAFGDGYTPGATEGQEAIQGLSAVFTRMGDNVVVVADSLQAQDEAISSGINAAAT from the coding sequence TTGACCGGCAACTTGAAAGCTGATCCGGATGCGTTGCGCGCCACCGCACCTCGTTTCCGTTCTGTCGGCGACGGTGTGGCGACGGCTGCGCAGCGTTTGCGGGCGGTGATCGAGGCCGAGGGCGCTTGCTGGGGTGGGGATGAGATCGGCAAGGCTTTCGGTGACGGGTACACGCCGGGAGCCACGGAGGGGCAAGAGGCCATTCAGGGGTTGAGCGCGGTGTTCACTCGTATGGGCGATAACGTCGTCGTGGTCGCCGATTCCTTGCAAGCTCAGGATGAGGCCATCTCCAGCGGGATCAACGCGGCAGCCACCTGA
- a CDS encoding DUF6802 family protein: MISSGEFPGLDMPDIDASSSLDGLGAVELNSPTQDINGDGILDTITTTDDDGMHVWTDTDLDGYADHVTVVEDDGDYAAWEYHRNPDGSGEWRKTDEGRLGEK, encoded by the coding sequence ATGATCAGCTCGGGTGAATTCCCCGGCCTGGATATGCCCGACATCGACGCTTCCTCGTCCCTGGACGGCCTAGGCGCCGTCGAACTCAACAGCCCCACCCAGGACATCAACGGCGACGGCATCCTCGACACCATCACCACCACCGACGACGACGGTATGCACGTCTGGACCGACACCGACCTCGACGGCTACGCCGACCACGTCACCGTCGTGGAGGACGACGGGGACTACGCGGCGTGGGAGTACCACCGGAATCCGGATGGGTCGGGGGAGTGGAGGAAGACCGATGAGGGGCGGTTGGGGGAGAAGTAA
- a CDS encoding DUF6186 family protein — protein sequence MSERAIIITGFAILAGIALTLTLVAHLRRDTLAPLGTVIALALRTRTARLIMLPVWVWLGWHFLAR from the coding sequence ATGAGCGAAAGAGCCATCATCATCACCGGTTTCGCGATCCTCGCCGGCATCGCGCTCACCCTCACCCTCGTCGCCCACCTCCGCCGCGACACCCTCGCCCCACTGGGCACGGTGATCGCCCTGGCCCTCCGCACCCGAACCGCACGCCTGATCATGCTTCCGGTGTGGGTTTGGCTCGGCTGGCACTTCCTGGCTCGTTGA
- the rpsI gene encoding 30S ribosomal protein S9 — protein MTAPEEFNEEYTVEDTTVEVVEDGAGYEEAGYDSEATYSPVVIDRPVQTVGRRKEAVVRVRLLPGTGNFVLNGRTIEDYFPNKVHQQLVKSPLVTVERTESFDVHARLVGGGPSGQAGALRLAIARALIEVTPEDRPALKRAGFLTRDPRATERKKYGLKKARKAPQYSKR, from the coding sequence GTGACCGCTCCCGAGGAATTCAACGAGGAATACACCGTCGAGGACACCACCGTCGAGGTGGTCGAGGACGGTGCCGGTTACGAAGAGGCCGGCTACGACTCCGAGGCGACCTACAGCCCGGTCGTCATCGACCGTCCGGTGCAGACCGTCGGCCGCCGTAAGGAAGCCGTCGTCCGCGTCCGGCTGCTGCCGGGCACCGGTAACTTCGTGCTCAACGGCCGCACCATCGAGGACTACTTCCCGAACAAGGTGCACCAGCAGCTGGTGAAGTCCCCGCTGGTCACCGTCGAGCGCACCGAGAGCTTCGACGTGCACGCCCGCCTGGTCGGCGGCGGCCCGTCGGGTCAGGCCGGTGCGCTGCGCCTGGCCATCGCCCGTGCGCTGATCGAGGTCACCCCCGAGGATCGTCCCGCCCTCAAGCGGGCCGGCTTCCTGACCCGTGACCCGCGCGCCACCGAGCGTAAGAAGTACGGTCTGAAGAAGGCCCGTAAGGCGCCGCAGTACTCGAAGCGCTGA
- a CDS encoding type VII secretion target: MAGDSVTVDVDALRTIASNLKGSAGVVGNKVTDLEANTFGAGQAGQIYGTEGKKVGDALGRLTTWLKNWQGAIEKSGTTMSTNADTYSRTDDDNVKKIKAAGVQL; the protein is encoded by the coding sequence ATGGCTGGTGATAGCGTCACAGTCGACGTTGATGCGTTGCGAACAATCGCGTCGAACTTGAAGGGTTCAGCGGGAGTTGTGGGCAACAAGGTCACCGACCTCGAAGCGAATACCTTCGGAGCTGGTCAGGCCGGTCAGATATATGGGACCGAAGGCAAGAAGGTCGGAGACGCGCTCGGCCGACTCACCACCTGGCTGAAGAACTGGCAAGGCGCGATCGAGAAGTCCGGTACGACGATGTCAACCAATGCGGACACCTACAGCAGGACCGACGATGATAACGTCAAGAAAATAAAGGCTGCCGGAGTGCAGTTGTGA
- a CDS encoding serine/threonine-protein kinase — translation MREGEVFAGYTIDRQLGRGGMGAVYLARHPRLPRRIALKLLNEELFSDKELRARFEREADLVAQLDHPNIVTVYDRGADDGRLWISMHYVDGVDAATVDPHALPPQRAVQIVAETAKALDFAHSRGVLHRDVKPANILLANGGNGQERVFLTDFGIARIADEANRLTQTGTFTATLAYASPEQLTGADMDGRSDQYSLACTLYWLLAGSAPYESTHPATVIQGHLQRQPPPVSTARAGLPPSLDAVLARAMAKRPADRFASCSEFAEAARRALAGDGPQFASAPHAPVAQAAAPHVSAPSMPGVPPVGPGHASFSQHVHGRPPQQGPIPPPPFGYPPMRPRRRSYVGLWIGLSMMLIIAVVAGIGTWVAIANRDSTPPQREIEEMRLAFPSLLPPGEVPAGQTWAQGRGFGDMGCSATVMNDRSRLHWTFIHGAAPDMGEPTAYWDCYYAGSYMIPEDIIRWPQMRVFRYKSASEVQQVIQGLGANPVEQDLNNNGRQYSNVKAGSEPTSSPRIATIFPNDPKRENLLVYSYGLGASNDPSMDQLLDWWKTLPLD, via the coding sequence ATGCGCGAGGGTGAAGTCTTCGCCGGCTACACGATCGACCGGCAACTCGGGCGAGGCGGGATGGGCGCGGTATATCTGGCCCGGCACCCTCGCTTGCCGCGCCGGATCGCGCTGAAGCTGCTGAACGAGGAACTTTTCTCCGACAAGGAACTTCGAGCCCGGTTCGAGCGCGAGGCCGACCTGGTCGCGCAGCTCGACCACCCCAATATCGTCACCGTCTACGACCGCGGCGCCGACGACGGCAGGCTGTGGATCTCGATGCATTACGTCGACGGCGTCGACGCGGCGACCGTCGACCCGCACGCGCTACCCCCGCAGCGCGCGGTCCAGATCGTCGCCGAAACCGCCAAAGCGCTCGACTTCGCCCACAGCCGAGGCGTTCTGCACCGCGACGTCAAGCCCGCGAACATCCTGCTCGCCAACGGCGGCAACGGCCAGGAACGGGTCTTCCTCACCGACTTCGGCATCGCCCGCATCGCCGACGAAGCCAACCGCCTCACCCAAACCGGCACATTCACAGCCACTCTCGCCTACGCGTCGCCGGAACAGCTGACCGGGGCGGACATGGACGGCCGGTCGGACCAGTACTCGCTGGCATGCACGCTGTACTGGCTGCTGGCCGGCTCGGCGCCGTACGAGTCCACGCATCCGGCGACGGTCATCCAGGGGCACCTGCAACGGCAGCCACCGCCGGTGTCCACGGCTCGCGCCGGATTACCCCCGTCCCTGGATGCCGTGCTGGCCCGCGCGATGGCGAAGCGTCCCGCGGACCGGTTCGCCTCCTGTTCGGAGTTCGCGGAGGCGGCGCGGCGGGCATTGGCCGGCGACGGCCCGCAGTTCGCGTCGGCACCACACGCGCCTGTGGCCCAGGCAGCTGCCCCACATGTCTCAGCGCCGTCGATGCCCGGTGTTCCGCCCGTCGGCCCCGGGCATGCGAGCTTCTCGCAGCACGTCCATGGCCGCCCGCCGCAGCAGGGTCCGATCCCGCCGCCTCCATTCGGCTATCCCCCAATGCGTCCACGCCGCCGTTCCTACGTCGGGTTGTGGATCGGTCTCAGCATGATGCTCATCATCGCTGTTGTCGCCGGCATCGGAACGTGGGTGGCGATCGCCAACCGGGATTCCACTCCGCCCCAGCGTGAGATCGAGGAAATGCGACTCGCCTTCCCGAGTTTGCTCCCACCAGGTGAGGTTCCGGCAGGACAGACCTGGGCGCAGGGCCGCGGTTTCGGCGACATGGGTTGCAGCGCCACCGTGATGAACGACCGCAGCAGGCTCCACTGGACCTTCATCCACGGCGCCGCTCCAGACATGGGTGAACCAACCGCCTACTGGGATTGCTATTACGCCGGCAGCTACATGATCCCGGAAGACATCATCCGCTGGCCGCAGATGCGCGTCTTCCGGTACAAGTCGGCATCCGAGGTGCAGCAGGTCATCCAAGGCCTCGGGGCGAATCCCGTCGAACAGGACCTCAACAACAACGGCAGGCAGTACTCCAACGTCAAGGCGGGCTCCGAACCCACTTCTTCTCCGCGAATCGCGACGATCTTCCCGAACGACCCGAAGCGCGAGAACCTGCTGGTTTACTCCTATGGCCTTGGCGCGAGCAACGACCCGTCGATGGATCAGCTGCTCGATTGGTGGAAGACCCTGCCGCTCGACTGA
- the glmM gene encoding phosphoglucosamine mutase, with translation MGRLFGTDGVRGLANESLTPELALRVSGAAAQILSRGKKRALAVVGRDPRASGEMLEAAVTAGLTAAGVDVLSVGVLPTPAVAYLTGLYDACLGVMISASHNPMPDNGIKIFAAGGRKLDDAIEDKIEALMDEPAVRPTGAGIGRVLSSAGVSDHGLVLPEQYSVAGTHERYVEHLVEATGHELNGLTVVVDCAHGAASEVGPAAYREAGADVIAINAEPDGLNINDGCGSTHLDQVRRAVREHGADLGLAHDGDADRCLAVDAAGNVVDGDAILAILALAMRDAGELAEDTLVATVMSNLGLHIAMREAGITVRTTAVGDRYVLEELRRGHFTLGGEQSGHVVFPAHGTTGDGILTGLKLMARMAATGRTLADLASVLQTVPQILVNVPVSDKAAVMAAPDVLDAVAEAERTLADSGRVLLRPSGTEQLIRVMVEATDLTRAEQLADDLAKRVAAV, from the coding sequence ATGGGACGTCTGTTCGGCACCGATGGGGTTCGCGGACTCGCCAACGAGTCGTTGACGCCGGAGCTGGCGCTGCGCGTGTCCGGCGCGGCGGCGCAGATTCTGAGTCGGGGTAAGAAGCGCGCGCTGGCCGTCGTCGGCCGGGATCCGCGGGCCAGCGGGGAGATGCTGGAGGCCGCGGTCACCGCGGGGCTCACCGCGGCCGGGGTCGATGTGCTGTCGGTCGGTGTGCTACCGACGCCCGCCGTCGCCTATCTCACCGGCTTGTACGACGCGTGTCTCGGCGTGATGATCTCCGCCTCGCACAATCCCATGCCCGACAACGGGATCAAGATCTTCGCCGCGGGCGGGCGCAAACTCGACGACGCCATCGAGGACAAGATCGAAGCCCTGATGGACGAGCCTGCGGTGCGGCCCACCGGCGCCGGCATCGGCCGGGTACTGAGCTCGGCGGGGGTGAGCGATCACGGGCTCGTACTTCCCGAGCAGTACAGCGTCGCCGGCACGCACGAACGGTATGTCGAGCATCTGGTGGAGGCCACCGGACACGAGCTCAACGGTCTGACCGTCGTCGTGGACTGCGCACACGGCGCCGCCTCCGAGGTGGGGCCGGCCGCGTACCGGGAAGCGGGCGCCGACGTCATCGCCATCAATGCCGAACCCGACGGCCTCAACATCAACGACGGCTGCGGCTCCACCCATCTCGATCAGGTGCGTCGCGCGGTCCGCGAACACGGCGCCGACCTGGGCCTGGCCCATGACGGCGACGCCGACCGCTGCCTGGCCGTCGACGCCGCGGGCAACGTCGTCGACGGTGACGCCATCCTCGCGATCCTCGCCTTGGCCATGCGTGATGCCGGTGAGCTCGCCGAGGACACCCTCGTCGCCACCGTCATGAGCAACCTCGGCCTGCATATCGCCATGCGCGAGGCCGGAATCACCGTGCGCACCACCGCCGTCGGCGACCGCTACGTGCTCGAAGAGCTGCGCCGCGGCCACTTCACCCTCGGCGGCGAACAGTCCGGCCACGTGGTGTTCCCGGCCCACGGCACCACCGGCGACGGCATCCTCACCGGCCTGAAACTGATGGCCCGCATGGCCGCCACCGGGCGCACGCTCGCAGACCTGGCGTCGGTGTTGCAGACCGTGCCGCAGATCCTGGTGAACGTTCCGGTCAGCGACAAGGCCGCCGTGATGGCGGCACCCGACGTCCTCGACGCCGTCGCCGAAGCCGAACGCACCCTCGCCGACTCCGGCCGGGTCCTGTTGCGCCCCAGCGGAACCGAGCAGCTCATCCGGGTGATGGTCGAAGCCACCGACCTGACGCGCGCCGAACAACTGGCCGACGATCTCGCCAAACGAGTCGCGGCCGTCTGA
- a CDS encoding ABC-F family ATP-binding cassette domain-containing protein: MSTTLHARGLSAEHGERTLFSGLDLTLAPGDVIGLVGVNGAGKSTLLRMLADRRAPNGSITLSPPDATIGYLAQEPERIPGETVLEFLGRRTGVSAAQQAMDAAAERLADGGDDEYSPALEHWLALGGADLDQRALEIADELGLADSMPNGLDTPMTGLSGGQAARAGLASVLLSRFDILLLDEPTNDLDLDGLARLEQFVTGVRVPLMVISHDREFLARTVNRIVELDLPQQRVDVYDGGYESYLAEREIARKHAREAYEEFADTKANLEARAQMQRNWLEHGVRNARRKSRVDSDKAGRKMRAESTEKQAAKARQTQRRIERLEVVEEPRKEWELRMTIAAAPRSGSVVATLSEAMVHRGDFRLGPITTQIDWADRIVLTGANGAGKSTLIALLLGKLLPDSGTAALGSGVEIGEVDQARGLFRGDSTLAHTFGSEMPDWPDADVRTLLAKFGLRGPHVQRPCATLSPGERTRAALALLQARGVNLLVLDEPTNHLDLPAIEQLEQAIDSFTGTLLLVTHDRRMLDSVRATRRWHLADGQLSEQ; this comes from the coding sequence GTGAGCACCACTCTGCACGCGCGCGGCCTGTCCGCCGAGCACGGCGAACGCACCCTGTTCAGCGGCCTGGACCTGACGCTCGCGCCGGGCGATGTGATCGGCCTGGTCGGCGTGAACGGCGCAGGCAAGTCGACGTTGCTGCGCATGCTCGCCGACCGGCGCGCGCCGAACGGCTCCATCACGCTCAGCCCGCCGGACGCGACGATCGGCTATCTCGCACAGGAACCCGAGCGCATCCCCGGCGAAACAGTGCTCGAATTCCTGGGCCGCAGAACCGGGGTGAGCGCAGCGCAGCAGGCGATGGACGCCGCAGCGGAACGCCTGGCCGACGGCGGTGACGACGAATACTCGCCCGCCCTCGAGCACTGGCTCGCCCTCGGCGGCGCCGACCTGGACCAGCGCGCACTGGAAATCGCGGACGAGCTGGGCCTGGCCGACAGCATGCCCAATGGCCTCGATACCCCGATGACGGGCTTGTCCGGCGGGCAGGCCGCGCGTGCAGGCCTGGCCTCGGTCCTGTTGTCGCGCTTCGACATTCTCCTGTTGGACGAACCGACCAACGATCTCGACCTGGACGGTTTGGCGCGTCTGGAGCAGTTCGTGACCGGCGTCCGCGTTCCGCTCATGGTGATCAGCCACGATCGAGAATTCCTGGCCCGCACGGTGAATCGGATTGTCGAGCTGGATCTGCCACAGCAACGAGTCGACGTATACGACGGCGGTTACGAGTCGTATCTCGCCGAACGCGAAATCGCCCGCAAGCATGCCCGCGAAGCCTACGAGGAATTCGCCGACACCAAGGCGAATCTCGAAGCGCGGGCCCAGATGCAGCGCAATTGGCTCGAACACGGCGTCCGCAATGCCCGCCGCAAATCCCGCGTCGATTCCGATAAAGCCGGACGCAAGATGCGCGCGGAGTCCACCGAGAAGCAGGCCGCCAAGGCCCGGCAGACGCAGCGCCGGATCGAACGACTCGAGGTGGTCGAGGAGCCGCGCAAGGAGTGGGAGCTGCGGATGACGATCGCCGCCGCACCCCGCAGCGGATCGGTCGTCGCCACCCTGTCGGAAGCGATGGTGCACCGCGGAGATTTCCGGCTCGGCCCCATCACCACCCAGATCGATTGGGCCGACCGCATCGTGCTGACCGGCGCGAACGGCGCGGGCAAGTCCACACTGATCGCGCTATTGCTCGGAAAGTTGCTGCCGGACAGTGGAACCGCCGCGCTCGGTTCGGGCGTCGAGATCGGCGAAGTGGACCAGGCCCGCGGCCTCTTCCGCGGCGATTCCACCCTCGCCCACACCTTCGGCAGCGAAATGCCCGACTGGCCCGACGCCGACGTCCGCACCCTCCTCGCCAAATTCGGCCTCCGCGGCCCGCACGTCCAACGCCCCTGCGCAACCCTGTCCCCCGGCGAACGCACCCGAGCCGCCCTGGCGCTGCTCCAAGCGCGCGGCGTCAACCTGCTCGTCCTGGACGAACCCACCAACCACCTCGACCTGCCCGCCATCGAACAACTCGAGCAGGCCATCGACTCCTTCACCGGCACCCTGCTACTGGTCACCCACGACCGCCGCATGCTCGACTCGGTCCGCGCGACCCGCCGCTGGCACCTGGCCGACGGGCAGTTGTCGGAGCAGTGA
- a CDS encoding PspC domain-containing protein, translated as MTAPARRFTRSTSDKWIAGVCGGIAEYFGWNANIVRLAFVLSCLLPGPQFLLYLVLWIIIPKK; from the coding sequence ATGACCGCACCCGCACGCCGTTTCACCCGCTCCACCAGCGACAAGTGGATCGCCGGAGTCTGCGGCGGCATCGCCGAATACTTCGGATGGAACGCCAACATCGTCCGCCTGGCCTTCGTGCTGTCCTGCCTGCTGCCCGGACCGCAGTTCCTGCTCTACCTGGTGCTGTGGATCATCATCCCGAAGAAGTAG